A portion of the Pagrus major chromosome 8, Pma_NU_1.0 genome contains these proteins:
- the irf7 gene encoding interferon regulatory factor 7 produces the protein MQSPPKPQFASWLIEQVETGQYTGLRYVEQNKFRVPWKHNSRKDCNDEDSKIFRAWAVASGKISEFPTDKARWKTNFRCALNNLSVRFKMVQDNSRNSDDPHKIYEIFNTGYNYESQPIQESQEDSDMTHNIYCSPTECLPPGAEHNLLNNFNALDLGNHPSEEQPWAESYVQHNQDVLGSYPVAAEIHPQLIPVQPAYYEANLPQVLISPLQAMDLEISIHYRKREMLKVTYNTARLQLHYHHEAPELEAHHICFPSTESLLDHKQIDFTNRILNSIQKGLLLEVRETGIYACRQDRCHVFASTSDPSVAHPDPRKLPQNTMVELLSFDKYVNELKQFKDNNGSSPKYTINMCFGEKFPDGKALEKKLIVVKVVPLICRQFHEMAQMEGASSLHSANVSLQMSHNSLFDLINSVLGLPIAELDPARAAAPFIPQH, from the exons ATGCAAAG CCCTCCTAAGCCCCAGTTTGCCAGCTGGCTCATAGAGCAGGTGGAGACGGGCCAGTACACCGGCCTGCGCTACGTGGAGCAAAACAAGTTCAGAGTCCCCTGGAAGCACAACTCAAGAAAGGACTGCAACGATGAGGACAGTAAAATTTTCCGG GCGTGGGCAGTAGCGAGTGGTAAAATCAGCGAGTTCCCCACCGACAAGGCCAGGTGGAAAACCAATTTCCGGTGCGCCCTCAACAACCTCTCTGTGCGCTTCAAGATGGTCCAGGATAACTCCAGGAATTCAGACGACCCTCATAAAATCTACGAGATTTTCAACACTGGCT acAACTATGAAAGTCAGCCAATACAAGAATCCCAGGAGGATTCTGACATGACTCACAATATCTACTGCTCTCCTACAGAGTGCCTCCCCCCGGGAGCTGAG CACAATCTGCTCAACAATTTCAACGCCTTGGATCTTGGGAACCATCCGTCAG AGGAGCAACCTTGGGCAGAGAGCTATGTTCAGCATAATCAAGATGTCCTGGGGAGCTATCCTGTAGCAGCCGAGATCCACCCACAACTGATACCAGTACAGCCGGCTTACTATGAAG caaatCTTCCGCAAGTCCTCATTTCACCTCTGCAGGCGATGGACCTGGAGATCTCCATCCACtacaggaagagagaaatgCTAAAGGTCACGTACAACACTGCTCGTCTGCAGCTCCACTACCACCACGAGGCCCCTGAGCTCGAAGCCCATCACATCTGCTTCCCCTCCACTGAGAGTCTGCTGGACCACAAACAG ATTGATTTCACCAACCGCATCCTGAACAGCATCCAGAAAGGTCTTCTCCTGGAGGTGCGGGAGACTGGCATCTACGCCTGCAGGCAGGACAGGTGCCATGTGTTCGCCAGCACCAGTGACCCCAGTGTGGCTCACCCAGACCCAAGAAAGCTTCCCCAGAACACCATGGTGGAGCTCCTCAGCTTCGACAAGTATGTGAATG AACTGAAacagtttaaagacaacaaCGGCAGCTCTCCTAAATACACCATCAACATGTGCTTCGGAGAGAAGTTTCCTGATGGAAAAGCTTTGGAGAAGAAGCTCATCGTAGTCAAG GTGGTCCCTCTGATCTGTCGACAGTTTCACGAGATGGCCCAAATGGAGGGAGCTTCGTCTCTTCACAGCGCCAACGTGAGCCTACAGATGTCACACAACAGCCTCTTTGATCTCATTAACTCGGTCTTGGGTCTGCCAATAGCGGAGCTCGACCCGGCACGAGCTGCTGCACCTTTCATACCTCAACACTGA